Proteins encoded by one window of Streptomyces sp. LX-29:
- a CDS encoding RDD family protein: MSIHQPPSPYAPPVFPVGMPPLATTGQRFLARLIDTVVLGVVWTLMLSATGALEYTLENPGEYDLPKVLVSVVLTFTLYFAYEGAMLARSGQTLGKKALRVRVAMLADGNIPGRHGWTRAAVYALPGILYPLLVGTVFWVVNSVWQLRDRPYRQCLHDKAAKTVVVSAW; this comes from the coding sequence ATGAGCATCCACCAGCCGCCCTCCCCGTACGCCCCGCCCGTCTTCCCGGTGGGCATGCCGCCGCTGGCCACCACCGGCCAGCGCTTCCTGGCCCGGCTGATCGACACGGTGGTGCTGGGCGTCGTGTGGACACTGATGCTCAGCGCCACCGGCGCGCTGGAGTACACGCTGGAGAACCCCGGCGAGTACGACCTGCCCAAGGTGCTGGTCTCGGTGGTGCTGACCTTCACCCTCTACTTCGCGTACGAGGGCGCGATGCTGGCCCGCAGCGGTCAGACGCTGGGCAAGAAGGCGCTGCGCGTCCGCGTGGCGATGCTCGCGGACGGGAACATCCCCGGCCGCCATGGCTGGACCCGGGCCGCGGTCTACGCGCTGCCGGGGATCCTCTACCCGCTGCTGGTCGGCACCGTGTTCTGGGTGGTCAACTCGGTGTGGCAGCTGCGGGACCGGCCGTACCGACAGTGCCTGCACGACAAGGCGGCGAAGACGGTCGTCGTATCGGCCTGGTGA
- a CDS encoding immune inhibitor A domain-containing protein: protein MNRQRRAARSAAIATVVAALGAATLTTGLAQADERPSASRIERHDPAAPGQDVDHDLAGPFSKEREALREAALRQVISGDKEPVKRGASQVVKLGKGKYVELAREKTDKIFTILAEFGDKVDDTAMYDPDGPDGPEPPVKKYGGEPGPAHNTIEQPDRTKDNSTAWQKDYSRQHFQDLYFSKAKGKESLKKYYEKQSSGRYSVEGTVSDWVKVQWNEARYGSNYCGDTNCHNAWDLVRDAVNQWVADQKAAGRTDAQIKGDLAQYDLWDRNDFDGDGNFNEPDGYIDHFQIVHAGEDESAGGGKQGKTAIWAHRWYAYGSDAGKTGPAANKAGGTEIGDTGIWVGDYTMQPENGGLGVFAHEYGHDLGLPDEYDTTGKGESSVAYWSLMSSGSWLGRGKDSIGDLPGDMNAWDKLQLGWLDYDTAKAGEKSRHTLGVAEYNTKRKQALVVELPAKSVTTEIVKPAEGETQWWGGQGDDLKNTLTRTVDLTGRSKASLDLKGWWDIEANYDYLYTEVSTDDGASWTPIDGTVDGKAIPRDGGDKPALTGVSGAYKSLSYPLDAYTGKKIGLRFRYQTDGGTSGKGFTADALTLTADGAPLFTDGAEGGDNGWAVKGFSRVGASFTKDYPQYYIAENRQYVSYDKTLKVGPYNFGWADRPRWVEHYPYQRGLLIWQWDTSQRDNNVGLHPGRGLILPVDAHATPEKWADGTLMKNRFQAYDSPFSRYRAGGYTVHKKGVPTVIKSKPGVPVFDDHKGVYWYDSNPTGGVRVTDTNTQIKIVKQPRHGSWVTLQVGPSTR from the coding sequence GTGAACAGGCAACGGAGGGCCGCAAGATCGGCCGCCATAGCCACCGTGGTCGCCGCATTGGGGGCGGCGACCCTGACCACCGGCCTCGCGCAGGCCGACGAGCGCCCGTCCGCGTCGCGGATCGAGCGCCATGACCCGGCGGCTCCCGGACAGGACGTGGATCACGACCTGGCGGGGCCGTTCAGCAAGGAGCGGGAGGCGCTCCGCGAGGCCGCGCTGCGGCAGGTGATATCCGGCGACAAGGAGCCGGTGAAGCGCGGCGCCTCACAGGTCGTCAAGCTCGGCAAGGGGAAGTACGTCGAGCTCGCCCGGGAGAAGACCGACAAGATCTTCACCATCCTGGCCGAGTTCGGCGACAAGGTCGACGACACCGCCATGTACGACCCTGACGGCCCCGACGGGCCGGAGCCGCCGGTGAAGAAGTACGGCGGCGAGCCGGGCCCGGCGCACAACACCATCGAGCAGCCGGACCGCACCAAGGACAACAGCACCGCCTGGCAGAAGGACTACAGCCGGCAGCACTTCCAGGACCTGTACTTCTCCAAGGCGAAGGGCAAGGAGTCGCTGAAGAAGTACTACGAGAAGCAGTCCTCGGGCCGCTACTCCGTCGAGGGCACGGTCTCGGACTGGGTCAAGGTGCAGTGGAACGAGGCCCGTTACGGCTCCAACTACTGCGGCGACACCAACTGCCACAACGCCTGGGACCTGGTGCGCGACGCCGTCAACCAGTGGGTGGCGGACCAGAAGGCTGCCGGCCGTACCGACGCCCAGATCAAGGGGGATCTGGCGCAGTACGACCTGTGGGACCGTAACGACTTCGACGGCGACGGCAACTTCAACGAGCCCGACGGCTACATCGATCACTTCCAGATCGTGCACGCCGGCGAGGACGAGTCCGCGGGCGGCGGCAAGCAGGGGAAGACCGCCATCTGGGCGCACCGCTGGTACGCCTACGGCTCCGACGCCGGCAAGACCGGGCCGGCCGCCAACAAGGCCGGCGGGACGGAGATCGGCGACACCGGCATCTGGGTCGGCGACTACACCATGCAGCCGGAGAACGGCGGCCTCGGCGTCTTCGCGCACGAGTACGGCCACGACCTGGGCCTGCCGGACGAGTACGACACCACCGGCAAGGGCGAGTCCTCGGTGGCGTACTGGTCGCTGATGTCCTCCGGCTCCTGGCTGGGCCGGGGCAAGGACTCCATCGGCGACCTGCCCGGCGACATGAACGCCTGGGACAAGCTCCAACTGGGCTGGCTCGACTACGACACCGCCAAGGCCGGCGAGAAGTCCCGGCACACGCTGGGCGTGGCCGAGTACAACACCAAGCGCAAGCAGGCCCTGGTGGTCGAGCTGCCCGCCAAGTCCGTGACCACCGAGATCGTCAAGCCCGCCGAGGGCGAGACGCAGTGGTGGGGCGGCCAGGGTGACGACCTGAAGAACACCCTCACCCGCACCGTCGACCTGACGGGCAGGTCCAAGGCGTCCCTGGACCTCAAGGGCTGGTGGGACATCGAGGCCAACTACGACTACCTCTACACCGAGGTGTCCACCGACGACGGCGCCAGCTGGACCCCGATCGACGGCACCGTGGACGGCAAGGCCATCCCGCGCGACGGCGGTGACAAGCCGGCGCTGACCGGCGTCTCCGGCGCGTACAAGTCCCTCTCCTACCCGCTGGACGCCTACACCGGCAAGAAGATCGGCCTGCGCTTCCGCTACCAGACCGACGGCGGCACCTCGGGCAAGGGCTTCACCGCAGACGCCCTGACGCTGACCGCGGACGGCGCGCCGCTGTTCACCGACGGCGCCGAGGGAGGCGACAACGGCTGGGCGGTGAAGGGCTTCTCGCGCGTCGGCGCCTCCTTCACCAAGGACTACCCGCAGTACTACATCGCCGAGAACCGCCAGTACGTGTCGTACGACAAGACCCTCAAGGTCGGTCCGTACAACTTCGGTTGGGCCGACAGGCCGCGGTGGGTGGAGCACTACCCCTACCAGCGCGGCCTGTTGATCTGGCAGTGGGACACCTCGCAGCGGGACAACAACGTCGGTCTGCACCCGGGTCGCGGTCTGATCCTGCCGGTCGACGCGCACGCCACCCCGGAGAAGTGGGCGGACGGCACGCTGATGAAGAACCGCTTCCAGGCGTACGACTCGCCCTTCAGCCGGTACCGCGCCGGCGGCTACACCGTCCACAAGAAGGGCGTCCCGACGGTGATCAAGTCCAAGCCGGGCGTCCCCGTCTTCGACGATCACAAGGGCGTCTACTGGTACGACAGCAACCCGACCGGTGGCGTCCGGGTTACTGACACCAACACCCAGATCAAGATCGTCAAGCAGCCGCGGCACGGCTCCTGGGTCACCCTCCAGGTGGGTCCGTCCACCAGGTAA
- a CDS encoding isochorismatase family protein has protein sequence MHRALIVVDVQNDFCEGGSLAVAGGADVAAAITDLIAATTPGYRHIVATRDHHIAPGDHFSDQPDYVHSWPAHCVAGTEGSGFHPNFAPAIASGAIEAVFDKGAYTAAYSGFEGADENGTPLADWLRAREVTEVDVVGIATDHCVRATALDARREGFTTQVLLDLTAGVAEETTERALEDLRAAGVELSGKPVVG, from the coding sequence ATGCATCGCGCTCTGATCGTCGTCGACGTGCAGAACGACTTCTGTGAGGGCGGCAGCCTCGCGGTGGCCGGCGGCGCCGACGTCGCCGCCGCCATCACCGACCTGATCGCGGCGACCACTCCCGGTTACCGGCACATCGTGGCCACCCGCGACCACCACATCGCCCCCGGCGACCACTTCTCCGACCAGCCCGACTACGTGCACAGCTGGCCGGCGCACTGCGTGGCCGGCACCGAGGGCAGCGGCTTCCATCCCAACTTCGCGCCCGCCATCGCCTCCGGCGCCATCGAGGCCGTCTTCGACAAGGGCGCCTACACAGCCGCCTACAGCGGCTTCGAGGGCGCCGACGAGAACGGCACCCCGCTCGCCGACTGGCTGCGGGCGCGCGAGGTGACCGAGGTCGACGTGGTCGGCATCGCCACCGACCACTGCGTCCGCGCCACGGCGCTGGACGCCCGGCGCGAGGGCTTCACCACCCAGGTGCTGCTCGACCTGACCGCCGGCGTGGCGGAGGAGACGACCGAGCGGGCCCTGGAGGACCTCCGGGCGGCCGGCGTCGAGCTGTCCGGCAAGCCGGTGGTGGGCTGA
- a CDS encoding nicotinate phosphoribosyltransferase: MNTADLGLPVAVPSTALFTDRYELTMLQAALRAGTADRPSVFEVFTRRLPEGRRYGVVGGTGRVLDAVENFRFDSGVLDFLAAQRIVDEPTLAWLADYRFRGDIWGYPEGEVYFPGSPVLRVEGTFAEAVLLETVVLSILNHDSAVAAAASRMAVAAGDRPLIEMGARRTHELAAVAAARAAYVGGFASTSDLAAGFRYNIPTVGTSAHAFTLLHDSERDAFTAQVASLGKGTTLLVDTYDVAEAVRTAVDLAGPDLGAVRIDSGDLLLLAHRVRHQLDDLGAENTRIVVTSDLDEYAIASLAAAPVNAYGVGTQLVTGSGHPTCAMVYKLVARAGGSGPDVPLEPVAKKSLGGKTSIGGRKWAARRLDADGVAEAEVIGSGPVPDELVDRQLLVELVRGGKIVGREPLDAARDRHIAARAGLPMSATQLSRGEPVLPTEYL; this comes from the coding sequence ATGAACACTGCGGACCTGGGGCTGCCGGTGGCCGTCCCCTCGACGGCGCTCTTCACCGACCGGTACGAACTGACGATGCTGCAGGCCGCGCTGCGGGCCGGCACCGCCGACCGGCCCTCCGTCTTCGAGGTCTTCACCCGCCGCCTCCCCGAGGGCCGTCGCTACGGCGTCGTCGGCGGCACCGGCCGGGTGCTGGACGCCGTGGAGAACTTCCGCTTCGACAGCGGCGTCCTGGACTTCCTCGCCGCGCAGCGGATCGTCGACGAACCCACCCTCGCCTGGCTGGCCGACTACCGCTTCCGCGGCGACATCTGGGGCTACCCCGAAGGCGAGGTCTACTTCCCCGGCTCCCCCGTCCTGCGCGTGGAGGGCACCTTCGCCGAGGCGGTGCTGCTGGAGACGGTGGTCCTGTCCATCCTCAACCACGACTCCGCGGTGGCCGCCGCCGCGTCCCGGATGGCCGTCGCCGCCGGCGACCGGCCGCTGATCGAGATGGGCGCCCGGCGCACCCACGAGCTGGCCGCGGTGGCCGCCGCCCGCGCCGCCTACGTGGGCGGCTTCGCCTCCACCTCCGACCTCGCCGCCGGCTTCCGCTACAACATCCCGACGGTGGGCACCAGCGCCCACGCCTTCACCCTGCTGCACGACAGCGAGCGGGACGCCTTCACCGCGCAGGTCGCCTCGCTGGGCAAGGGCACCACGCTGCTGGTCGACACCTACGACGTCGCCGAGGCGGTCCGCACCGCCGTCGACCTCGCCGGACCCGACCTGGGCGCGGTGCGCATCGACTCCGGGGACCTGCTGCTGCTCGCGCACCGGGTGCGCCACCAGCTGGACGACCTCGGCGCCGAGAACACCAGGATCGTGGTCACCAGCGATCTGGACGAGTACGCGATCGCCTCGCTGGCGGCCGCGCCGGTCAACGCGTACGGGGTCGGCACCCAGCTGGTCACCGGCAGCGGCCACCCCACCTGCGCCATGGTCTACAAGCTGGTCGCGCGGGCCGGCGGCAGCGGGCCGGACGTGCCCCTGGAGCCGGTGGCGAAGAAGTCGCTGGGTGGCAAGACCTCCATCGGCGGCCGCAAGTGGGCCGCGCGGCGGCTGGACGCGGACGGCGTGGCCGAGGCGGAGGTGATCGGCTCCGGCCCGGTCCCGGACGAGCTCGTGGACCGGCAGCTGCTGGTGGAGCTGGTGCGGGGCGGGAAGATCGTCGGCCGTGAGCCCCTGGACGCGGCCCGGGACCGGCACATCGCGGCGCGGGCGGGGCTGCCGATGTCGGCGACCCAGCTCTCCCGGGGCGAGCCGGTGCTGCCCACCGAGTACCTGTGA
- the clpS gene encoding ATP-dependent Clp protease adapter ClpS has product MSVAPVEIERPESSEAAAAVPEPDVPWVTVVHNDPVNLMSYVTYVFQAYFGYPKDKAHRLMLDVHHKGRAIVSSGSREEMERDVQAMHGYGLWATLQQDR; this is encoded by the coding sequence GTGAGTGTCGCACCGGTGGAGATCGAGCGTCCCGAGTCGAGCGAGGCGGCTGCCGCCGTACCCGAACCCGACGTTCCCTGGGTCACGGTGGTCCACAACGACCCGGTGAACCTCATGAGCTATGTGACATACGTCTTCCAGGCGTACTTCGGCTATCCCAAGGACAAGGCGCACCGACTGATGCTCGACGTCCACCACAAGGGCCGTGCGATCGTCTCCAGCGGGAGCCGCGAGGAGATGGAGCGCGACGTGCAGGCGATGCACGGGTACGGACTCTGGGCCACCCTCCAGCAGGACCGCTGA
- a CDS encoding DUF2017 domain-containing protein → MTGYFEPLPGGGAAIALDEVQISILRSLAVQLLELIGPGEQPVAGDDPLAALFAEGPSEPPTDPALARLFPDAYGGPELAGVAEGDDPEARKALEEARIASAEFRRYTENDLRARKRDDALAVVRALDGLTHGGPGSADGVALAGGEAVLELDPDESRRWLGALNDLRLAIGTRLEVTDEDDGSDLLLPEADPRKPIALAYRWLGGLQESLVETLMT, encoded by the coding sequence ATGACGGGCTACTTCGAGCCGCTGCCCGGCGGCGGGGCGGCCATCGCCCTGGACGAGGTCCAGATCTCCATTCTGCGCAGTCTCGCCGTGCAGTTGCTGGAGCTGATCGGCCCCGGTGAGCAGCCGGTGGCGGGCGACGACCCGCTGGCCGCCCTCTTCGCCGAGGGGCCCAGCGAGCCGCCCACGGACCCCGCCCTGGCCCGGCTGTTCCCGGACGCCTATGGCGGCCCGGAGCTGGCCGGCGTGGCGGAGGGGGACGACCCGGAGGCCCGCAAGGCGCTGGAGGAGGCGCGGATCGCCTCGGCCGAGTTCCGCCGCTACACCGAGAACGACCTGCGGGCCCGCAAGCGCGATGACGCCCTCGCCGTCGTCCGGGCGCTGGACGGGCTGACCCACGGCGGGCCGGGCTCCGCGGACGGCGTCGCGCTCGCCGGGGGCGAGGCGGTGCTGGAGCTGGACCCGGACGAGAGCAGGCGCTGGCTGGGCGCGCTCAACGACCTGCGGCTGGCCATCGGCACCCGGCTGGAGGTCACGGACGAGGACGACGGCTCGGACCTGTTGCTACCGGAGGCCGACCCACGCAAGCCGATCGCCTTGGCGTACCGTTGGCTCGGCGGCTTGCAGGAGTCACTCGTAGAAACACTCATGACATGA
- a CDS encoding amino acid permease, with amino-acid sequence MTSVQVARHEDDATGNGAAGSTPEEGYERGLGSRQVQMIAIGGAIGVGLFMGAGANIAKAGPSIILMYALAGVIIFFIMRALGELLLYRPVSGSFSEYAREFLGPFFGYVTGWTYWLMWIVTGMAELTAAAIYIHFWFPDIPQWVSALVFLVVLFGVNLISVKIFGEVEFWFSMVKVTAIIGMIVIGLGVLTLGFSDAGDTATPSNLWSHGGMFPNGIGDSLMTLQGVMFAYLAVELVGVTAGESENPKETLPKAINTLPWRIIVFYVGALAVLLAVVKWTEFSAGQSPFVHGFEKMGIPLAAGIINFVVLTAALSSCNSGMYSTGRMLRDLANNFEAPKVFGKLNARKTPAVGITVSVILMGIGVVLNYVVPEKAFTYVVSVATASGIWTWMMILLSHIRYRSAVRAGRLPASSFPAPGGAIFSWVAFIFLVCVTGMIAYDKDSRVSLYVGAVWAVALAVGWVLLRRANPQLGQRQAQPAVAGEPQDATPGK; translated from the coding sequence ATGACCTCAGTGCAGGTCGCGCGACACGAAGACGACGCCACCGGCAATGGGGCCGCGGGCAGTACGCCTGAGGAGGGCTACGAGCGGGGGCTTGGCAGCCGCCAGGTCCAGATGATCGCCATCGGCGGCGCCATCGGCGTCGGCCTCTTCATGGGGGCCGGGGCGAACATCGCCAAGGCGGGCCCCAGCATCATCCTCATGTACGCCCTCGCGGGCGTCATCATCTTCTTCATCATGCGAGCGCTCGGCGAGCTGCTCCTCTACCGGCCGGTCTCGGGCTCCTTCTCGGAGTACGCCCGTGAGTTCCTCGGCCCGTTCTTCGGCTATGTCACCGGCTGGACCTACTGGCTGATGTGGATCGTGACCGGCATGGCGGAGCTCACCGCCGCCGCGATCTACATCCACTTCTGGTTCCCGGACATCCCGCAATGGGTGAGCGCACTGGTCTTCCTGGTGGTGCTCTTCGGCGTCAACCTGATCTCGGTGAAGATCTTCGGTGAGGTCGAGTTCTGGTTCTCGATGGTCAAGGTCACCGCGATCATCGGCATGATCGTCATCGGCCTGGGCGTGCTCACGCTGGGCTTCTCGGACGCCGGCGACACCGCCACCCCGTCCAACCTCTGGTCGCACGGCGGCATGTTCCCCAACGGCATCGGCGACAGCCTGATGACCCTGCAGGGCGTCATGTTCGCCTACCTGGCGGTCGAGCTCGTCGGCGTCACCGCGGGCGAGTCGGAGAACCCCAAGGAGACCCTGCCCAAGGCGATCAACACCCTGCCCTGGCGCATCATCGTCTTCTACGTCGGCGCCCTGGCGGTCCTGCTCGCGGTCGTCAAGTGGACCGAGTTCTCCGCCGGCCAGAGCCCCTTCGTGCACGGCTTCGAGAAGATGGGCATCCCGCTCGCCGCGGGCATCATCAACTTCGTGGTCCTCACCGCGGCCCTGTCGTCCTGCAACTCCGGCATGTACTCCACCGGCCGCATGCTGCGCGACCTGGCCAACAACTTCGAGGCCCCGAAGGTCTTCGGCAAGCTCAACGCCCGCAAGACCCCGGCCGTCGGCATCACCGTCTCGGTCATCCTCATGGGCATCGGCGTGGTCCTGAACTACGTCGTCCCGGAGAAGGCGTTCACCTACGTCGTCTCGGTCGCCACCGCCTCCGGCATCTGGACCTGGATGATGATCCTGCTCAGCCACATCCGCTACCGCTCCGCGGTCCGGGCGGGCCGGCTCCCGGCCTCGTCCTTCCCCGCCCCCGGTGGCGCGATCTTCAGCTGGGTCGCCTTCATCTTCCTGGTCTGCGTCACCGGCATGATCGCCTACGACAAGGACAGCCGGGTCTCCCTGTACGTCGGCGCCGTCTGGGCCGTGGCCCTGGCCGTCGGCTGGGTCCTGCTGCGCCGCGCCAACCCGCAGCTCGGCCAGCGGCAGGCGCAGCCGGCCGTCGCGGGCGAGCCGCAGGACGCCACGCCGGGCAAGTAA
- a CDS encoding M67 family metallopeptidase — MLTITQALRDQIVAHARADHPDEACGVVAGPARSDRPERFIPMLNAARSPTFYEFDSTDLLHLYREMDDRDEEPVVIYHSHTATEAYPSRTDISYANEPSAHYVLVSTADCGNEEGPVQFRSFRIVNGEVTEEAVEVVKEY; from the coding sequence ATGCTGACCATCACCCAGGCGCTTCGCGACCAGATCGTCGCGCATGCCCGTGCCGACCACCCCGACGAGGCCTGCGGCGTGGTCGCCGGGCCGGCCCGGAGCGACCGGCCCGAGCGGTTCATCCCGATGCTCAACGCGGCCCGCTCGCCCACGTTCTACGAGTTCGACTCGACCGACCTGCTGCACCTCTACCGCGAGATGGACGACCGGGACGAGGAGCCGGTGGTCATCTACCACTCGCACACGGCCACCGAGGCCTACCCCTCGCGCACCGACATCTCCTACGCCAACGAGCCCAGCGCCCACTATGTGCTGGTGTCCACGGCCGACTGCGGCAACGAGGAGGGCCCGGTGCAGTTCCGCTCCTTCCGGATCGTGAACGGCGAGGTCACCGAGGAGGCGGTGGAGGTCGTCAAGGAGTACTGA
- a CDS encoding putative leader peptide, with the protein MVSFDVSEKTPGMLLVARLHVDLCRLASAMCRYQGAAA; encoded by the coding sequence ATGGTTTCGTTTGACGTGAGCGAGAAGACGCCGGGCATGCTGCTCGTGGCGCGGCTGCACGTCGACCTGTGCCGCCTCGCCAGCGCGATGTGTCGGTACCAGGGCGCCGCGGCCTGA
- a CDS encoding MoaD/ThiS family protein produces MAIEVRIPTILRTYTDGQKAVVGNGATLAELFADLDTRHAGIQARLIDEAAGGELRRFVNVYLNDEDVRFLSGVSTELSDGDSVTILPAVAGGMR; encoded by the coding sequence ATGGCCATCGAGGTCCGCATCCCGACCATCCTCCGCACCTACACCGACGGCCAGAAGGCGGTCGTCGGCAACGGGGCGACGCTCGCCGAGCTCTTCGCCGACCTCGACACCCGGCACGCCGGCATCCAGGCCCGGCTGATCGACGAGGCGGCCGGCGGCGAGCTGCGGCGCTTCGTCAACGTCTACCTCAACGACGAGGACGTCCGCTTCCTGTCCGGCGTCTCCACCGAGCTCTCGGACGGCGACAGCGTGACCATCCTCCCCGCCGTCGCCGGCGGAATGCGGTAA
- a CDS encoding cysteine synthase: protein MRYDSPLAAVGNTPLVRLPRLSPSPEVRIWAKLEDRNPTGSIKDRPALHMIEQAEKDGRLRPGCTILEPTSGNTGISLAMAAKLKGYRIVCVMPENTSEERRQLLAMWGAEIIPSPAAGGSNTAVRVAKELAAEHPDWVMLYQYGNPDNAGAHYATTGPEILADLPSITHFVAGLGTTGTLMGVGRYLREHVPGIQIVAAEPRYDDVVYGLRNLDEGFVPELYDASVLTSRFSVGSEDAVARTRELLAQEGIFAGVSTGAALHAALGVARRAVKAGESADVVFIVADGGWKYLSTGVYTAATTEEAVETLHGQLWA from the coding sequence ATGCGGTACGACAGTCCGCTGGCCGCGGTCGGCAACACCCCGCTGGTGCGGCTGCCGCGGCTCTCCCCTTCCCCGGAGGTCCGGATCTGGGCCAAGCTGGAGGACCGCAACCCGACCGGCTCGATCAAGGACCGCCCCGCGCTCCATATGATCGAACAGGCCGAGAAGGACGGCCGGTTGCGTCCCGGCTGCACCATCCTGGAGCCCACCAGCGGCAACACCGGCATCTCGCTCGCCATGGCGGCCAAGCTCAAGGGCTACCGCATCGTGTGCGTCATGCCGGAGAACACCAGCGAGGAGCGGCGCCAGCTGCTCGCGATGTGGGGCGCGGAGATCATCCCCTCCCCGGCCGCCGGCGGCTCCAACACGGCCGTGCGGGTCGCCAAGGAGCTGGCGGCCGAGCACCCGGACTGGGTGATGCTCTACCAGTACGGCAACCCGGACAACGCGGGGGCGCACTACGCCACCACCGGTCCCGAGATCCTCGCCGACCTGCCGTCCATCACCCACTTCGTGGCGGGCCTCGGCACCACCGGCACGCTGATGGGCGTCGGGCGCTATCTGCGCGAGCACGTCCCGGGCATCCAGATCGTCGCCGCCGAGCCCCGCTACGACGACGTCGTCTACGGCCTGCGCAACCTGGACGAGGGCTTCGTCCCGGAGCTCTACGACGCCTCCGTCCTCACCTCCCGCTTCTCCGTCGGCAGCGAGGACGCGGTGGCCCGCACGCGCGAACTGCTGGCCCAGGAGGGCATCTTCGCCGGGGTCTCCACCGGCGCCGCGCTGCACGCCGCCCTCGGCGTGGCCCGCCGGGCGGTGAAGGCGGGAGAGAGCGCCGACGTGGTCTTCATCGTCGCCGACGGTGGCTGGAAGTACCTGTCCACCGGCGTCTACACCGCGGCCACCACCGAAGAGGCGGTCGAGACGCTGCACGGCCAGCTCTGGGCCTGA
- a CDS encoding MBL fold metallo-hydrolase — protein sequence MKLTVVGCSGSFPSAESACSSYLVEADGFRLLLDMGNGALGELQRHCGLYDLDAVMLSHLHPDHFIDMCGYFVARYYRHDGGRAPAIPVYGPEATEARLVAAYHDVPDASSMREVFDFRTLRPGTFQIGPFTVRVARVDHPVEAYGFRIEHGGRTLVYSGDTGPCEALHELAVGADLFLCEAAFTHGKEDIPELHLNGRQAGEQAERAGVRSLVLTHIPPWTDPQINQRDAQEVFRGPVELAKAGAVYEL from the coding sequence ATGAAGCTCACCGTCGTCGGATGCTCGGGGTCGTTCCCGTCCGCGGAATCGGCCTGTTCGAGTTATCTCGTCGAGGCCGACGGCTTCCGGCTGCTCCTCGACATGGGCAACGGGGCCCTGGGTGAGCTCCAGCGTCACTGCGGTCTCTATGACCTCGACGCCGTGATGCTCTCCCATCTGCACCCCGACCACTTCATCGACATGTGCGGCTACTTCGTGGCCCGCTACTACCGGCACGACGGCGGGCGGGCCCCGGCGATCCCGGTCTACGGGCCCGAGGCGACCGAGGCGCGGCTGGTGGCGGCGTACCACGACGTGCCCGACGCGTCGTCCATGCGGGAGGTCTTCGACTTCCGGACGCTGCGGCCGGGCACCTTCCAGATCGGCCCGTTCACGGTGCGTGTCGCGCGGGTGGACCACCCGGTGGAGGCGTACGGCTTCCGTATCGAGCACGGCGGCCGGACGCTGGTGTACTCCGGGGACACCGGGCCCTGCGAGGCCCTGCACGAGCTGGCCGTGGGCGCGGACCTCTTCCTGTGCGAGGCGGCCTTCACGCACGGCAAGGAGGACATCCCCGAGCTGCATCTGAACGGCCGGCAGGCGGGCGAGCAGGCGGAGCGGGCCGGGGTGCGCTCGCTGGTGCTGACCCACATCCCGCCGTGGACGGACCCGCAGATCAACCAGCGGGACGCGCAGGAGGTCTTCCGGGGGCCGGTGGAGCTGGCGAAGGCGGGCGCGGTCTACGAGCTGTAG